From one Amycolatopsis sp. FDAARGOS 1241 genomic stretch:
- a CDS encoding DUF5709 domain-containing protein, which translates to MDDDIEDNADTGVLDPEDTLEDGDPYDEGYSPPERPLEVDEFGTTPEEGREGESWEGRLARELPDVQPEEGDDLGDTEDTDGELIDDELGEFRAGRLVAADEGSGEDTDEELYASDVGIDGGAASAEEAAVHVVDDPEDY; encoded by the coding sequence GTGGACGACGACATCGAGGACAACGCCGACACCGGCGTGCTGGACCCGGAGGACACCCTCGAGGACGGCGACCCGTACGACGAGGGCTACTCCCCGCCGGAGCGCCCGCTCGAGGTCGACGAGTTCGGCACGACGCCCGAAGAGGGGCGCGAGGGCGAGAGCTGGGAGGGCCGCCTGGCCCGCGAACTGCCCGACGTGCAGCCCGAAGAGGGCGACGACCTGGGCGACACCGAAGACACCGACGGTGAGCTCATCGACGACGAACTCGGCGAGTTCCGCGCGGGCCGCCTGGTCGCCGCCGACGAAGGCAGTGGCGAAGACACCGATGAGGAGCTCTACGCCTCCGACGTCGGCATCGACGGCGGCGCGGCCTCGGCGGAAGAAGCCGCCGTGCACGTCGTGGACGACCCCGAGGACTACTGA
- a CDS encoding NAD(P)/FAD-dependent oxidoreductase, with protein MHRILVVGGGYAGFYAAWGLEKRLRPGEAELTVVDPRPYMTYQPFLPEVTAGSIEARHAAVSLRRHLRRARIVAGSVTRIDHAHRRVTVRPADGPEFELEYDELVVTAGAVTRKVPVPGIAEQAIGMKHVEEAVAIRDKLLTAFDRASALEPGPVRSKLLTVTFVGGGFSGVEGFAELLSLATALLKNYPEISRDELSFHLVEAQGRILPEVTDEPGAWVVRSLEDRGAHVHLNTQLRSAVDGHLVLSTGEEFDSELVVWTAGNAANPVVHNHTDLPLDPRGLILTRADLRIGTEDEPVPHAWAAGDDAAVPDLASPVPGAHTVPNAQHAVRQGKLLARNIVKALRGREPKQYVHHSLGAIATLGIGKGIFQYRSIVITGLLAWLMHRGYHVLAVPSWERKVRVLAVWLTAVFFGRDIVSLASVQHPRDAFVSGGELPAELRVEDVVDPIG; from the coding sequence ATGCACAGGATCCTGGTGGTCGGCGGCGGATACGCCGGCTTCTACGCGGCCTGGGGACTCGAGAAGCGCCTGCGGCCGGGCGAGGCGGAGCTGACCGTGGTGGACCCACGGCCTTACATGACCTACCAGCCGTTCCTGCCGGAGGTCACCGCCGGGTCGATCGAGGCGCGGCACGCAGCCGTGTCGCTGCGGCGGCACCTGCGGCGCGCGCGGATCGTGGCCGGCAGCGTCACGCGGATCGACCACGCGCACCGGCGCGTGACCGTGCGGCCGGCCGACGGGCCGGAGTTCGAGCTCGAGTACGACGAGCTCGTGGTCACCGCCGGTGCGGTCACGCGCAAGGTGCCCGTGCCGGGCATCGCCGAACAGGCGATCGGCATGAAACACGTGGAGGAGGCCGTCGCGATCCGCGACAAGCTGCTGACGGCGTTCGACCGGGCGTCGGCGCTGGAGCCGGGGCCGGTGCGGAGCAAGCTCCTGACCGTGACGTTCGTCGGCGGCGGCTTCTCGGGCGTGGAGGGTTTCGCGGAGCTGCTGTCGCTCGCGACGGCGCTGCTGAAGAACTACCCCGAGATCAGCCGCGATGAGCTGAGCTTCCACCTGGTCGAAGCCCAGGGCCGCATCCTGCCCGAGGTCACCGACGAGCCCGGGGCGTGGGTCGTCCGCTCGCTGGAGGACCGCGGCGCCCACGTGCACCTGAACACGCAGCTGCGCTCGGCCGTCGACGGGCACCTGGTGCTTTCGACCGGCGAGGAGTTCGACTCGGAGCTGGTCGTGTGGACCGCCGGCAATGCGGCCAACCCCGTCGTGCACAACCACACCGACCTGCCGCTCGACCCGCGCGGCCTCATCCTGACCCGGGCCGACCTGCGGATCGGCACCGAGGACGAACCCGTGCCGCACGCGTGGGCCGCCGGCGACGACGCCGCCGTCCCGGACCTCGCGTCGCCGGTGCCGGGCGCCCACACCGTGCCGAACGCGCAGCACGCGGTCCGGCAGGGCAAGCTGCTGGCCCGCAACATCGTCAAGGCGCTGCGCGGGCGCGAGCCGAAGCAGTACGTGCACCACAGCCTCGGCGCGATCGCGACGCTCGGCATCGGCAAGGGCATTTTCCAGTACCGGAGCATCGTGATCACCGGCTTGCTCGCGTGGCTCATGCACCGCGGTTACCACGTGCTGGCCGTGCCCAGCTGGGAACGCAAGGTCCGCGTGCTGGCGGTGTGGCTCACGGCCGTGTTCTTCGGCCGCGACATCGTGTCGCTGGCCTCGGTTCAGCACCCGCGCGACGCGTTCGTGTCGGGTGGTGAACTGCCGGCCGAGCTCCGCGTCGAAGACGTGGTTGACCCGATCGGATGA
- a CDS encoding L-aspartate oxidase: MTEQRIATSVLVIGTGGAGLRAAIELKERGVDVLVVGKRPKSDAHTTLAAGGINAALGTMDAADSWQQHAADTIKESYLLAHPDTVRIVTQNAARGIEDLERWGMPFARETDGRISQRFFGAHTYRRTAFAGDYTGLEIQRTLVNRAAQLDVRILENTYITRILVRDDVVFGAYGFNLDDGTRYVIHADAVILAAGGHTRIWRRTSSRRDENTGDSFRLAVLAGGRIRDPELVQFHPSGLLEPESAAGTLVSEAARGEGGQLRNALGERFMARYDPGRMELSTRDRVALAAYTEIKEGRGTPNGGVWLDVSHLPRETIMQRLPRVYQTLLELQMLDITQLPIEIAPTAHYSMGGVWVRSEDHSTGVDGLYAIGEASSGLHGANRLGGNSLIELLVYGRIVGKAAAEYSASLAAQRRSAGALADARGEVDELLAADGPENVRALQRSLRTTMTEHAGVVRDEEGLLAGLSELDSLEERMKNVGVHPDLAGYQDLAHAFDLKASALACRATLEAALERRETRGCHNRSDYPALDESLRVNFVWSGPGQLTREELPPVPAQIAPLMREVSTAGKLVE, translated from the coding sequence ATGACTGAACAGCGGATCGCGACGTCGGTTCTCGTGATCGGCACCGGCGGTGCCGGGCTGCGCGCCGCGATCGAGCTGAAAGAACGAGGCGTCGACGTGCTCGTGGTCGGCAAGCGGCCGAAGTCCGACGCCCACACCACCCTCGCGGCCGGTGGCATCAACGCCGCGCTGGGGACGATGGACGCGGCGGACTCGTGGCAGCAGCACGCCGCCGACACCATCAAGGAGAGCTACCTCCTGGCACACCCCGACACGGTCCGGATCGTGACGCAGAACGCCGCCCGCGGCATCGAAGACCTCGAACGGTGGGGCATGCCCTTCGCCCGCGAGACCGACGGCCGCATCTCGCAGCGCTTCTTCGGGGCGCACACCTACCGGCGCACCGCGTTCGCCGGCGACTACACAGGTTTGGAGATCCAGCGGACGCTCGTCAACCGCGCGGCCCAGCTCGACGTGCGGATCCTCGAGAACACCTACATCACGCGGATCCTGGTGCGGGACGACGTCGTCTTCGGCGCGTACGGGTTCAACCTCGACGACGGCACCCGGTACGTGATCCACGCCGACGCCGTGATCCTCGCCGCCGGCGGGCACACGCGGATCTGGCGCCGCACGTCGTCGCGGCGCGACGAGAACACGGGCGACTCGTTCCGTCTCGCCGTGCTGGCGGGTGGCCGCATCCGCGACCCGGAGCTGGTGCAGTTCCACCCGTCGGGCCTGCTGGAGCCCGAGAGCGCGGCGGGCACGCTGGTGTCCGAAGCCGCGCGCGGTGAGGGCGGGCAGCTGCGCAACGCGCTGGGCGAGCGGTTCATGGCGCGGTATGACCCGGGGCGGATGGAACTGTCCACTCGCGACCGCGTCGCGCTGGCCGCGTACACCGAGATCAAGGAGGGCCGCGGGACGCCGAACGGCGGCGTGTGGCTCGACGTGTCGCACCTGCCGCGCGAGACGATCATGCAGCGGCTGCCGCGCGTGTACCAGACGCTGCTGGAGCTGCAGATGCTCGACATCACCCAGCTGCCGATCGAGATCGCGCCCACCGCGCACTACTCGATGGGCGGCGTCTGGGTGCGGTCGGAGGACCACAGCACGGGCGTCGACGGGCTGTACGCGATCGGCGAGGCGTCCAGCGGGCTGCACGGCGCCAACCGGCTCGGCGGCAACTCGCTGATCGAGCTGCTGGTGTACGGCCGGATCGTCGGCAAGGCAGCGGCTGAGTACTCCGCGTCGCTGGCCGCGCAGCGCCGGTCGGCGGGCGCGCTGGCGGACGCGCGCGGTGAGGTCGACGAGCTGCTGGCGGCCGACGGGCCGGAGAACGTCCGCGCCCTGCAACGCTCCCTGCGCACCACGATGACCGAGCACGCGGGCGTCGTGCGGGACGAGGAGGGCCTGCTCGCGGGACTGTCCGAATTGGACTCGCTCGAGGAGCGGATGAAGAACGTCGGCGTCCACCCGGATCTCGCGGGCTACCAGGACTTGGCGCACGCGTTCGACCTGAAGGCCTCCGCGCTGGCTTGCCGGGCCACGCTGGAAGCCGCGCTGGAGCGCCGGGAGACGCGCGGTTGCCACAACCGCTCCGACTACCCGGCGCTGGACGAGTCGTTGCGGGTGAACTTCGTGTGGTCGGGTCCCGGGCAGCTCACGCGTGAGGAGCTGCCGCCGGTGCCCGCGCAGATCGCGCCGCTGATGCGGGAGGTCTCGACGGCCGGGAAACTGGTGGAGTGA
- a CDS encoding ATP-dependent DNA helicase RecQ, giving the protein MTSSRPTPAAVASVLFDFTLRPTQVEAADAVAGGRDTLAVLPTGSGKSAIYQVAGLALGELTLVISPLIALQRDQRRSLSGRRYGAREIQAELLNSTQKVHERRETVEKLAKGELDFLYIGPEQLTNPETRDAIRNGAREVTLFVVDEAHLVSEWGQEFRPEYLRLVDAIAELGRPPILALTATASPPVQADITRRLGMRDAHVVVADFDRPNIALSMRQTQPHKPEAQAVDDRCVDVLIQHDTPALVYALTHARCEALADRLRLDAFHAAPYHGGMTAAARADVQDRFFAGELDVVVATSAFGMGIDKPDIRTVVHAGVPASIDDYYQEIGRAGRDGEPATAVLVHDPRTIRIPRLLAARTHLGEDTVHLVVDAIENAAGTAPLADLVKAAGVPVHAVERVVNELAELGFAGIAGTGHHRVVNCTRELAPPAELADQLVALDRRRQAVLSSRIEAAREYAESMRCRRAELLAYFGENYVPPCENCDNDQAVHAAEHAKPTVTGGTPVHHRLWGDGRMLSHDDHELLVYFESVGYKHLTASSLSSGILQPR; this is encoded by the coding sequence ATGACGAGTTCACGACCGACTCCCGCCGCCGTGGCGAGTGTGTTGTTCGACTTCACGTTGCGGCCCACGCAGGTGGAGGCGGCCGACGCGGTGGCAGGTGGGCGTGACACGCTCGCGGTGCTGCCGACCGGCAGCGGCAAGAGCGCGATCTACCAGGTCGCGGGCCTCGCGCTGGGCGAGCTGACGCTGGTCATCTCGCCGCTCATCGCGCTGCAGCGGGACCAGCGGCGGTCCCTTTCCGGACGTCGCTACGGTGCCCGCGAGATCCAGGCCGAGCTGCTCAACTCGACGCAGAAGGTCCACGAACGCCGCGAAACGGTCGAGAAACTGGCGAAGGGCGAGCTCGACTTCCTCTACATCGGACCCGAGCAGCTCACCAACCCCGAGACCCGCGACGCGATCCGCAACGGCGCCCGCGAGGTCACGCTGTTCGTCGTCGACGAAGCGCATCTCGTCAGCGAGTGGGGGCAGGAGTTCCGCCCCGAGTACCTGCGACTGGTCGACGCCATCGCGGAGCTGGGGCGGCCGCCGATCCTCGCGTTGACGGCCACCGCGTCGCCGCCGGTGCAGGCGGACATCACGCGCCGGCTGGGGATGCGCGACGCGCACGTGGTCGTCGCGGACTTCGACCGGCCCAACATCGCGCTGTCGATGCGCCAGACGCAGCCCCACAAACCCGAGGCGCAGGCCGTGGACGACCGGTGCGTCGACGTGCTCATCCAGCACGACACGCCAGCCCTCGTCTACGCGCTGACCCACGCCCGCTGCGAAGCCCTCGCCGACCGCCTGCGCCTCGACGCGTTCCACGCGGCGCCCTACCACGGCGGCATGACCGCGGCCGCGCGCGCCGACGTCCAGGACCGGTTCTTCGCGGGCGAGCTCGACGTCGTGGTGGCCACGAGCGCGTTCGGCATGGGCATCGACAAGCCCGACATCCGCACGGTCGTGCACGCGGGCGTCCCGGCCAGCATCGACGACTACTACCAGGAAATCGGCCGCGCCGGCCGCGACGGCGAGCCCGCCACCGCCGTACTGGTCCACGACCCGCGCACCATCCGGATCCCGCGCCTGCTCGCCGCGCGCACGCACCTGGGTGAGGACACCGTGCACCTCGTCGTCGACGCCATCGAGAACGCCGCCGGCACGGCGCCGCTGGCCGACCTCGTCAAGGCGGCCGGAGTGCCCGTGCACGCCGTCGAGCGGGTCGTCAACGAGCTGGCCGAGCTGGGCTTTGCGGGCATCGCCGGCACCGGGCACCACCGCGTGGTCAACTGCACGCGCGAGCTGGCGCCGCCGGCCGAGCTGGCGGATCAGCTCGTGGCACTGGACCGGCGCCGCCAAGCCGTGCTCAGCAGCCGGATCGAAGCCGCGCGCGAGTACGCGGAGAGCATGCGCTGCCGGCGAGCCGAGCTGCTGGCGTACTTCGGCGAGAACTACGTTCCCCCGTGCGAAAACTGCGACAACGACCAGGCCGTGCACGCCGCGGAACACGCGAAGCCGACGGTGACCGGCGGTACGCCCGTGCACCACCGCCTGTGGGGCGATGGCCGCATGCTCAGCCACGACGACCACGAATTGCTCGTGTACTTCGAGAGCGTCGGGTACAAGCACCTGACGGCGTCGTCGTTGTCGTCGGGGATCCTGCAGCCGCGCTGA
- a CDS encoding SDR family oxidoreductase produces the protein MRIVVIGGTGLIGSKVVSLLTEHGHEAVPASPNSGVNTVTGEGVKEVLQGADVVVDVSNSPSFADDDVMAFFRAATTNLTEAAKGAGVGHYVALSVIGSDRLPDSGYLRAKVAQEKLIKDSGLPYSIVRATQFFEFASAIADSATEGTTVKLPDAGIQPIAAGEVSGKVAKVAAGAPINGLTEIAGPEVFTMAGWIQEALTFREDPRQVVTDPEARYFGEKPGPKGLLPGEGAELAKVKFADWLPANPPVEE, from the coding sequence ATGAGGATTGTCGTCATCGGCGGTACCGGCCTCATCGGCTCCAAGGTCGTCAGCTTGCTGACCGAGCACGGCCACGAGGCGGTACCGGCGTCGCCCAACTCCGGCGTGAACACGGTGACCGGGGAGGGCGTCAAAGAGGTGCTGCAGGGCGCCGACGTGGTGGTCGACGTGTCCAACTCGCCGTCGTTCGCGGACGACGACGTGATGGCGTTCTTCCGCGCGGCGACCACCAACCTCACCGAGGCCGCCAAGGGTGCCGGTGTGGGCCACTACGTCGCGCTGTCCGTGATCGGCAGCGACCGCCTGCCCGACTCCGGTTACCTGCGCGCGAAGGTCGCCCAGGAGAAGCTGATCAAGGACTCGGGTCTGCCCTACTCGATCGTGCGCGCCACGCAGTTCTTCGAGTTCGCGTCCGCCATCGCCGACTCTGCCACCGAGGGCACCACCGTGAAGCTGCCCGACGCGGGCATCCAGCCGATCGCGGCCGGCGAGGTATCGGGCAAGGTCGCGAAGGTGGCGGCGGGCGCGCCGATCAACGGCCTGACCGAGATCGCCGGCCCCGAGGTGTTCACGATGGCCGGCTGGATCCAGGAAGCGCTGACGTTCCGCGAGGACCCACGCCAGGTCGTCACCGACCCCGAGGCCCGCTACTTCGGCGAGAAGCCGGGCCCGAAGGGCCTGCTGCCCGGCGAGGGGGCGGAGCTGGCGAAGGTCAAGTTCGCCGACTGGCTCCCGGCCAACCCGCCGGTCGAGGAGTGA
- a CDS encoding SDR family oxidoreductase translates to MRVFVTGATGFVGTAVVRELLGAGHQVLGLARSDASAAKLTAAGADVHRGSLEDLESLRGGVAAADGVIHTAFIHDFSDFERSIAADRHAVEALGEALAGTGRPFVISSGTPSVPAGVATEATVPEAGSPAAGRLAAEEVLVSLATRGVRGSVVRLPRSVHSDEDRHGFVPLLIETARTRGVSAYPGDGMNAWPAVHCLDAARLYRLALEHAPAGTRLHAVGDEGIPVRDLAERIGKHLGLPVESIPVERAVDHFGWLGGVFSADMPASSVATQQLLDWHPAHPGLLADLDAGHYFAR, encoded by the coding sequence ATGCGCGTGTTCGTCACCGGCGCCACCGGGTTCGTCGGGACCGCGGTCGTCCGGGAGCTGCTCGGCGCCGGGCACCAGGTGCTCGGGCTGGCCCGCTCCGACGCCTCCGCCGCCAAGCTCACCGCGGCCGGCGCCGACGTCCACCGCGGCAGCCTCGAAGACCTCGAGAGCCTGCGCGGGGGCGTCGCCGCCGCGGACGGTGTCATCCACACCGCCTTCATCCACGACTTCAGCGACTTCGAACGCTCCATCGCCGCCGACCGCCACGCCGTCGAAGCCCTCGGCGAGGCGCTCGCCGGCACGGGCCGGCCGTTCGTGATCAGCTCGGGGACGCCGAGCGTCCCGGCCGGCGTCGCGACGGAGGCGACTGTGCCTGAAGCGGGCTCGCCGGCGGCCGGCCGCCTCGCCGCCGAGGAGGTGCTGGTTTCCCTGGCCACGCGCGGCGTTCGCGGTTCCGTCGTGCGGCTCCCGCGGTCGGTGCACAGCGACGAAGATCGCCACGGCTTCGTGCCGCTGCTGATCGAGACGGCCCGCACCCGCGGCGTGTCGGCCTACCCCGGCGACGGCATGAACGCGTGGCCGGCCGTGCACTGCCTCGACGCCGCCCGCCTCTACCGCCTCGCCCTCGAACACGCCCCGGCCGGCACGCGCCTGCACGCCGTCGGCGACGAGGGCATCCCCGTGCGCGATCTCGCCGAACGCATCGGCAAGCACCTGGGCCTGCCGGTCGAGTCCATCCCCGTCGAGCGGGCGGTGGACCACTTCGGCTGGCTGGGCGGCGTCTTCTCCGCCGACATGCCCGCCTCCAGCGTGGCGACGCAGCAGCTCCTCGACTGGCACCCGGCGCACCCGGGTCTGCTCGCCGACCTCGACGCCGGCCACTACTTCGCCCGGTGA
- a CDS encoding RidA family protein, with protein sequence MTEARTVAGKATPRGRFPHLTVAVGFGYVSGTSSRRPDNTIAGAEADEFGATPLDMRVKTAAVLENIRELLAEVWTDLADLVQITAYPVNMNDFCGYHEVYGEYFTEDGPARTTVAVHQLPHPHLLLEIQAVVLVPRS encoded by the coding sequence ATGACCGAGGCCAGGACGGTCGCCGGCAAGGCGACCCCGCGCGGCCGGTTCCCGCACCTCACGGTGGCCGTTGGCTTCGGGTACGTGTCGGGCACGAGCAGCCGCCGCCCGGACAACACGATCGCCGGCGCCGAAGCCGACGAGTTCGGCGCCACGCCGCTGGACATGCGCGTGAAGACAGCCGCCGTGCTCGAGAACATCCGCGAGCTGCTCGCGGAGGTGTGGACCGACCTGGCCGACCTCGTCCAGATCACCGCCTACCCGGTGAACATGAACGACTTCTGCGGCTACCACGAGGTCTACGGCGAATATTTCACCGAAGACGGGCCGGCGCGCACGACCGTGGCCGTGCACCAGCTGCCGCACCCGCACCTACTGCTGGAGATCCAGGCGGTGGTGCTGGTGCCGCGATCTTGA
- a CDS encoding cupin domain-containing protein: MSVENSHYLPNPESSAPPPKIEVVGTAAGAPAAPEGATPTTILVTLPPGSDGAPPHRHSGPAFGYVLKGEIVFELEGEPERVVKAGESFWEPGYDVIHYQDGNNLDDAESQFVVTMFCAPGQPMLVPVSDGNWISASTSGRHAPDVRPKEGAGSPPGAGPFEQLTPPVSRPSRPPASAARSARAPAAAPHA; encoded by the coding sequence ATGAGCGTCGAAAACTCGCACTACCTGCCGAATCCCGAGTCGAGCGCGCCGCCGCCGAAGATCGAGGTGGTGGGGACGGCCGCGGGGGCGCCGGCGGCTCCCGAGGGGGCCACGCCGACGACCATCCTGGTTACGTTGCCGCCCGGGAGTGACGGGGCGCCGCCGCATCGGCACAGTGGGCCGGCGTTCGGGTATGTGCTCAAGGGCGAGATCGTCTTCGAGCTGGAGGGCGAGCCCGAGCGCGTCGTGAAGGCCGGCGAGTCCTTCTGGGAGCCCGGGTACGACGTGATCCACTACCAGGACGGCAACAACCTCGACGACGCCGAATCGCAGTTCGTCGTGACGATGTTCTGCGCGCCGGGGCAGCCGATGCTCGTGCCCGTGAGTGACGGGAACTGGATCAGCGCAAGCACCTCAGGGCGCCACGCCCCTGACGTGCGCCCCAAAGAAGGGGCCGGCTCCCCGCCAGGAGCCGGCCCCTTCGAACAGCTCACTCCACCAGTTTCCCGGCCGTCGAGACCTCCCGCATCAGCGGCGCGATCTGCGCGGGCACCGGCGGCAGCTCCTCACGCGTGA
- a CDS encoding DNA-3-methyladenine glycosylase, protein MTPEEHLRQADEVLGRVMDDITGTPPKLPPDPDSSGDPDIPKDSYGVLVRAIVSQNISIHASRSIFRKLKDRFGGRLPTPEELLADDSEELRQAAGLSRAKTVSLRSLADCLLSGALDLDELRGVPDDEVIAKLDVVKGIGVWTADMFLMFHLHRPDVLPTGDLELRRIVQKVYGLAAAPTPAELTRLAEPWRPYRTLACLYLWQLAEQAPRL, encoded by the coding sequence ATGACACCCGAGGAGCACTTGAGGCAGGCCGACGAGGTCCTCGGCCGGGTCATGGACGACATCACCGGCACGCCGCCGAAGCTGCCGCCGGACCCGGATTCGTCCGGTGACCCGGACATCCCGAAGGACAGCTACGGCGTGCTCGTGCGGGCGATCGTCAGCCAGAACATCTCGATCCACGCGTCGCGTTCGATCTTCCGCAAGCTGAAGGACCGCTTCGGCGGCCGCCTGCCCACGCCGGAAGAGCTGCTGGCCGACGACTCGGAGGAGCTGCGCCAGGCCGCCGGCCTGTCGCGCGCGAAGACCGTGTCGCTGCGCTCGCTCGCCGACTGCCTCCTCTCGGGGGCCCTCGACCTCGACGAGCTCCGCGGCGTGCCCGACGACGAGGTCATCGCGAAGCTCGACGTGGTCAAGGGCATCGGCGTGTGGACCGCCGACATGTTCCTGATGTTCCACCTGCACCGCCCCGACGTGCTGCCCACCGGCGACCTGGAGCTGCGGCGGATCGTGCAGAAGGTCTACGGCCTCGCCGCCGCGCCGACCCCCGCGGAACTCACGCGGCTGGCCGAACCGTGGCGGCCCTACCGCACGCTGGCGTGCCTGTACCTGTGGCAGCTGGCGGAACAAGCCCCGCGTTTGTGA
- a CDS encoding UBP-type zinc finger domain-containing protein: MEGVDPAVPPSGTGCAECDAATPQGWWFHLRRCAQCGHVGCCDSSPGQHASAHAASSGHRLVRSFEPGEEWFWDYAEEVMYERGPDLAPPVHHPLTQSAPGPADRLPLDWAQKLHQ, from the coding sequence GTGGAGGGTGTCGACCCCGCGGTGCCGCCCAGCGGCACCGGTTGCGCCGAGTGCGATGCGGCCACCCCGCAGGGCTGGTGGTTCCACTTGCGCCGCTGCGCGCAGTGCGGCCACGTCGGCTGCTGCGACTCGTCGCCCGGGCAGCACGCCAGCGCGCACGCCGCCTCGTCCGGTCACCGCCTCGTCCGCAGCTTCGAGCCGGGCGAAGAGTGGTTCTGGGACTACGCCGAGGAAGTGATGTACGAACGCGGCCCGGACCTCGCGCCGCCGGTCCACCACCCCCTCACGCAGAGCGCCCCCGGCCCGGCGGACCGCCTGCCGCTGGACTGGGCCCAGAAGCTGCACCAGTGA
- a CDS encoding LysR family transcriptional regulator — translation MPVDLDLRLVHCFTVVAEHRHFGRAADALHVTQPSLSRQVRRLEQQVGARLLDRTPQGSRLTEAGEVFLPQAKALLRTAAQAIARAQAAARPSRLNVGYSGGLIVTPAVRELRHQHPDAEVQTLHVAWDDVRASLLEHRIDAVVSRLPFPTEGLHVTVLYDQPRVVIVPLEHRLAGKESVTLDDIADEPLPRLRDSDPEWSAYWRIEPRPDGRPAPDGPMIDALEDKFELVASGQAVAISAGHNVRALRPDITSVPLEDVEPAHVVLATRADDRSRLVAAFRKCAQAQLTGR, via the coding sequence ATGCCGGTTGATCTCGACCTACGCCTCGTGCACTGCTTCACCGTCGTCGCCGAACACCGCCACTTCGGCCGCGCGGCGGACGCGTTGCACGTGACGCAGCCGTCACTGAGCCGGCAGGTCCGCCGGCTCGAGCAGCAGGTGGGTGCACGGCTGCTGGACCGCACGCCGCAGGGCAGCCGGCTCACGGAGGCCGGTGAGGTGTTCCTGCCGCAGGCCAAGGCGCTGCTGCGGACGGCCGCCCAGGCCATCGCGCGCGCGCAGGCCGCGGCGCGGCCGAGCCGCCTGAACGTCGGGTACTCCGGCGGGCTGATCGTCACACCCGCCGTGCGCGAGCTGCGCCACCAGCACCCGGACGCCGAAGTCCAGACGTTGCACGTCGCGTGGGACGACGTGCGCGCATCGCTCCTGGAGCACCGCATCGACGCCGTCGTGAGCCGGCTGCCGTTCCCGACCGAAGGACTGCACGTGACGGTGCTCTACGACCAGCCGCGCGTGGTGATCGTGCCGCTGGAGCACCGGCTGGCGGGCAAGGAGTCCGTGACACTCGACGACATCGCCGACGAGCCCCTGCCACGGCTGCGCGACTCGGATCCGGAGTGGAGCGCCTACTGGCGCATCGAACCGCGTCCCGACGGCAGGCCGGCGCCCGACGGGCCTATGATCGACGCGCTCGAGGACAAGTTCGAGCTCGTCGCGTCGGGGCAGGCGGTGGCGATCTCCGCAGGCCACAACGTGCGCGCGCTCCGGCCGGACATCACGTCCGTGCCGCTGGAGGACGTCGAACCCGCGCACGTCGTGCTCGCCACGCGGGCGGACGACCGCAGCCGGTTGGTCGCCGCGTTCCGCAAGTGTGCCCAAGCACAGCTGACGGGCCGCTAA
- a CDS encoding oxidoreductase, with product MDLRLRGKTALVTGASRGIGLAVTRTLVEEGVRVVAAARNVDGDLKELPVEAVAIDLGTPEGAARVVEEAVTRVGGIDVLVNNVGFVRPRPDGFTSVTDEDWLATLNLDLMSAVRTTRAALPSLLERQGAIVTVCSVNATLPDPLVIDYSAAKAACLSFFKSLSKEVGARGVRVNTVSPGPVATDLWLGKGGVAETVGAAVGAEAGNVAAKAAADSVTGRFTRPEEVADLVAFLASDRAGNVTGTDVLIDGGMTQTM from the coding sequence ATGGATCTTCGGCTACGGGGCAAGACCGCGCTCGTCACCGGCGCGAGCCGCGGGATCGGGCTGGCGGTGACGCGGACGCTCGTCGAGGAGGGCGTGCGCGTGGTCGCCGCGGCCCGCAACGTCGACGGCGACCTCAAGGAGCTGCCGGTGGAGGCCGTGGCGATCGACCTCGGCACGCCAGAGGGCGCCGCGCGGGTGGTCGAGGAGGCCGTGACCCGCGTCGGCGGGATCGACGTGCTGGTCAACAACGTCGGTTTCGTCCGGCCTCGCCCGGACGGCTTCACGTCCGTGACCGACGAAGACTGGCTGGCGACCCTGAACCTCGACCTCATGTCGGCGGTGCGCACAACGCGCGCGGCGCTGCCGTCGCTGCTGGAGCGCCAGGGCGCGATCGTCACGGTGTGCTCGGTGAACGCGACGCTGCCGGACCCGCTCGTGATCGACTACAGCGCCGCGAAGGCCGCTTGCCTCAGCTTTTTCAAATCGCTGTCCAAGGAGGTCGGCGCACGCGGTGTCCGCGTCAACACCGTCAGCCCCGGCCCGGTCGCCACCGACCTGTGGCTCGGGAAGGGTGGCGTCGCCGAGACGGTGGGCGCAGCGGTGGGCGCCGAGGCCGGCAACGTCGCGGCGAAGGCGGCGGCGGACTCCGTGACCGGCCGCTTCACGCGGCCCGAGGAGGTCGCGGACCTCGTGGCGTTCCTGGCGAGCGACCGCGCCGGCAACGTCACCGGCACCGACGTCCTGATCGACGGTGGCATGACCCAGACGATGTAG